One part of the Salvelinus sp. IW2-2015 linkage group LG28, ASM291031v2, whole genome shotgun sequence genome encodes these proteins:
- the ndufaf7 gene encoding protein arginine methyltransferase NDUFAF7, mitochondrial isoform X2 has translation MGYYVQNDMLGPDGDFITSPEISQIFGELLGIWCLSEWMGAGKPSRFQLVEFGPGRGSLANDILRVFSQLRGALGGAAVSVHLVEVSPKLSQVQAQCLTGDQSQVSASEDEPVYRQGTTTTGLPISWYRNLDDVPRGFSIYLAHEFFDALPIHMFQGTEKGWREVMVDIDPDDPGKLRLVIVPAPTLASTQLIQADEKRRHVEVCPEGGVIVQRLANRIAEDGGAALIADYGHDGTKTDTFRGFKGHKLHDVLASPGSADLTADVDYSYLRRMAGATVACMGPVSQKDFLKNMGIDTRLQVLLRNCADPSTRAQLIQGYDMLTNPLKMGERFQFFTMLNHSRLTSPEPEQAKGGKKMAPVPKKGPAPLPVAGFSELGLS, from the exons ATG GGATATTATGTGCAGAATGATATGCTTGGGCCAGATGGAGATTTCATCACATCACCAGAAATTAGTCAGATCTTTGGGGAG TTGCTGGGGATCTGGTGTTTGAGTGAGTGGATGGGAGCAGGGAAGCCCAGTCGCTTCCAGTTAGTGGAGTTTGGACCAGGAAGAGGCTCCTTAGCCAATGACATTCTCAGA GTGTTCAGTCAGCTGCGTGGGGCCCTGGGTGGGGCTGCAGTCTCAGTGCACCTGGTGGAGGTGAGTCCTAAGCTGAGCCAGGTCCAGGCCCAGTGTCTAACAGGAGACCAGAGCCAGGTGTCGGCCAGTGAGGATGAGCCTGTGTACCGCCAGGGGACCACCACCACAGGCCTCCCCATCTCCTGGTACCGCAACCTGGATGATGTGCCCAGAG GCTTCAGCATCTACCTCGCTCATGAGTTCTTTGATGCCTTACCCATCCACATGTTCCAG GGAACAGAGAAGGGCTGGAGGGAGGTGATGGTGGATATTGACCCAGATGACCCAGGCAAGCTGAGGCTTGTCATAGTGCCAGCTCCCACTCTGGCCTCTACTCAACTCATACAG GCAGATGAAAAGAGACGGCACGTGGAGGTCTGCCCGGAGGGAGGGGTCATCGTCCAGCGCCTAGCCAATCGGATCGCAGAGGATGGGGGTGCTGCACTGATTGCTGACTACGGGCACGACGGGACCAAGACGGACACGTTCAGA GGTTTTAAAGGTCATAAGCTCCATGATGTCCTAGCCTCGCCCGGCTCTGCTGACCTGACTGCTGACGTGGACTACAGTTACCTGAGGAGGATGGCTGGAGCTACGGTGGCCTGCATGGGCCCTGTCTCTCAGAAAGACTTCCTGAAAAATATGGGAATCGATACACGCTTACAA GTGCTGCTGAGGAACTGTGCAGACCCGTCCACAAGGGCCCAGTTGATCCAGGGCTATGACATGCTGACCAACCCCTTGAAGATGGGCGAGAGGTTCCAGTTCTTCACCATGCTCAACCACAGTCGCCTCACCAGYCCCGAGCCTGAGCAGGCCAAGGGGGGTAAGAAGATGGCCCCAGTTCCCAAGAAGGGCCCAGCGCCCCTGCCTGTGGCTGGCTTCAGTGAGCTTGGCCTTTCGTAA